Below is a window of Candidatus Methylomirabilota bacterium DNA.
TCCGTCTCGAGCGCCAGGAGATTCCGGTACAGCATCGTTGTCGGCTTCTGGAAGATCTCCGACAGCGAGATTGCGGGCAGCTCGAGCGGGAAGCCTCCGGCCTGCCACACCCCCCGCTTGATCTCTTCGGACCGCTGGCGGAAGTGGCTGTGGCAGGGGTTGATGTCACTCCAGGTATTGATGACGGCGATCACCGGCTTATCGGCGTATTCCTCCCGCTCGTAGCCCATCTGCGCGTTCCGGGAGCGATGGCCGAAAGCCCGCAGCGACTGGGCCCCGTACCACCGGTGGCTGCGCAGCTCGGCCGGCGTCTTGCGATTCGCGCGCTCCGGCATGGCCGACTCAGGCCACGGCGGCCGCGCCGAGCGCCCGATCGGCCTCGAGCAGCGCGACGGCTGCCTGGCGGACGCGCTCGTGATGCTCGGCCTCGAGGTTCGACAGGAGCGGGAGAATCGGCCCCATGTCGGCGATGCCGGCGAGGGAGACCGCCTCGTGCAGGACGCGGATCGGGGAGTAGGCATCGCGGCAGTCCTCGAGCGGCAGGTACCGCGCCCGGATACGCGCGGCCGTCTCCCAGTCCTTGCGCTGGCAGGCTTCGAGCAGCCGCGTCGATCCTCGGGGCGCCACGCAGACGGAGCCGGAGGTGAATCCGTTCAGCCCGAAATCGCGCAGGTGCGCGACCGCGGGCCGCTCGCCGATGCCGCTGACGATGGAGCGGGGATCCATGAGGTCCGTGAGCCGTGTGAGGAACGCGTCCTGGGCGGGATCCGACCGGACGATCGCATACTTGATCCCGGCCACCAGCCCGTCGTCGACGAGCATCTTCACCGCCTCGGGGGTCAGGTAGGCCTCGGCTTTGACGTAGACGATGATGGGCCGGGCGAGCGCCTCGGCCAGGCGCCGGAGACCCGTCGCCACGCCCGCCACCGTCGCCGGGAAGGTCAGGGGCAGGGCCATGGCGGTCGGGAAGCGCGACCCTCGCAGCAGCCGGGCCTGGTCGAGCATCTTGCCGAAGTCGGGCCCGACGGAGGGGATGATCCACGTGTCGGGCGCCGCCAGGCCGGTCAGCGCCTCCAGGATCTCGGCGTACTCGTAGAGCCCGATGTTGTAGAAGTTCGCGTTGCCTCCGTAGAGCAGGGTCGTCACCCCGCCGGCCTCGAGATGCCGGATGAGGGCGGCGTTGGCGGCGGGGTTGAACGACAGGTCGGCGTGACGGGCGAGCGGTGGCACCGCCATCACCGAGGCGGCCAGGTCATCACACGTGATCGATCGCGTCCTCACGAATCCCTCCTTGGTTGGCCGGGAGTTTCACCCGGTCCGCCCGGGCCCCGCGCCGTGTCAGCACCGCGCTCGCGGCCTCGCGACCTAACGTACGGGCGGCCTCTCGACCGTGTCAATCCCGTCCTGGCGGCGCGTGGCCGCCGATGTGCTCGCGATCACCGCATGACGGTGTGGGGGTCGTCGCGCCCTGGGCGCACGGCGCCGGGCTTGCCGACCGCGTCCCGGCTCGCTTACCCTGGTTCCGGCTTTGCACATGATCACCACTCACGTCCTGGACACGTCGCGCGGACGCCCGGCGGACGGCGTGCCGGTGCGGCTCGACGCCCGAGACACGGCCGGCGTGTGGCGCGAGGTGGCGCGCGGTGTCACCGATGATGACGGCCGCTGCCGGGGGCTCGTGCCGGATGCATCGAAGCTGCTGCGCGGCGTCTATCGCCTCACGTTCGACGCCGGGCAGTATTTCGACCGCGCGCGTGTCCCGGCGTTCTATCCCGAAGTCACGGTCGTGTTCGAGATCCGGGATCCGGCCGAGCACCATCACGTGCCGCTGCTGCTCAGCCCGTACGGCTACTCGACGTATCGCGGAAGCTGAGGTGATGCTCACTTGGCGGTCGATCTCACGCCGTTCGGTGACGCGTGCATCCGATGTGCCACCTTGACCGCTTCCGGGCGGGGTTCCTATACTCGGAGCACCATCCCCGCCGAGACTCAGGGGCTCGACCCCCAGGAGGTTCGCCGATGACCAGCCGCTGGCTCCAGTCCGTCCTGACGACGACCGCCGTGGCCACCCTCGCCCTCGGCGCCAGCCTCACCGCACGAGCTCAGGGCGACGCGCTACGCGCGCCGCTCCCGGCGCCGGTCAAGGTGAAGCAGGGCATGCTGAACGTCCCGGCCCTCTCGCCCCTCTATCTCTTGCCCGACGAGGCGAAGAAATACAACATCCAGATCGAGACGATCATGTTCCAGCGCTTCGCCGATGAGCGGACGGCGCTCGCCTCGGGCGACCTCGACATCGCCGCGTTCGGGCCACAGGACATCTCGCTGGCCGCGAGCCAGGGGGTCAAGAGCCTGGTGGGGGTCGCGGGCGTCGGCTCGGGGAACGACTGCCTGATGATCCGCAAGGGCGAGGACATCAAGGCCTGGCCCGAGCTGTTGGGCAAAGGGATCGGCGTCGGCGCGGGCTCGATCTCATGGCTCAAGTTCACGGCCTCCGTGACCGAGAACGGCGTGGACTACCGGAAGCTCAAGATCGTCAACATCATGGGCGGCGGCGCGAGCTACCTCAAGGCGCTCCAGGCGAAGGAGATCGACATCGCCGTCGTCTGGCAGCCGTTCTGCGCCCAGGCGATCACCGAGGGCTGGGGGGCCTACCCGACCATCAACCACAACAACTCCAAGACCGTCGGCGGCCAGCTCGGCGTCTTCGCCGTCAACCGGGCGTTCCTGGACAAGCACCCCGACGCCGTCCAGCGGATCGTGATCGCGTACGTCGACACCCTCAAGCTCGCCCAGGGGAACATGGGCAAGTGGGCCGAGATCTACGCGCAGAAAGCGGGGCTTCCCCTGCCGGTGGCCCAGGAGTCGATCCGGATCACCAAGCTCGACTCGACGCTTCCGCTCGAGACCATCAAGCGGATGACCCGGTTCCTCGCCGAGACCGGGATCGTCCAGAAGGACATCTCGGGCGAGATCGCCCAGTTCTACACGTACGACTTCCTGGCGAAGGCCACGGGGAAGAGCCCGACCGAACTGGGGCTCAACCAGTAGGCCCGAGGCGAGCCCGGGCGGACATCGTTGGACGCGGCCACCCGAGCCGTTCCACGCCCCGACGTCGCCCCGCCCGCGCGCCCGGCGCCCGCGCCGGAGGGCCGCCGGCTGGGGCGGGTCGTCCTGGCCGGGCTCCTCCCGGCCGCGTTCATCGCGCTGTGGGCCGCGTCGGTCCGGTACCACTGGGTTCCGGAGGGGATCGTGCCGTCCCCATACCAGGTCGTCCGGTCGTGGCACGTCTGGATCGTCGGCGCCAGTGGCTTCACGCTCTCGCCCTACTCCGGGACCTGGCTCGACACCGTGCTCTTCTCGGGGCGCCGCGTCATCCAGGGCTTCGGCCTCGCCGCGGCCGTCGGGATCCCCCTCGGCATCCTCATCGGGTGGAACCGGCTCGTGCGGAACGTCGTGGACCCGTCGATCCAGATGCTGCGCCCGATCCCGATCACCGCGTGGCTCCCCTTCTCCATCGCGGTCTTCGGCATCTACGACGCCTCGGCGCTCTTCCTGATCGGGCTCGGCGCGTTCTACCCGATCGTGGTGAACACGACCCACGGCGTCCGGGACACGAGCCGCCTCCTGATCCGCGCGGCCCAGATGCTCGGCGCCGGCGAGGCGACGATCCTCTTCAAGGTCGTGTTCCCCTCGGCCTTGCCCGCGATCTTCACCGGGCTCCGGCTCGGCGTCGGGATCGCGTGGACCGCGGTGATCGTGGCCGAGATCGTGGCGGTCAAGTCCGGGCTGGGGTACGTCCTGTGGGACGCCTACTACGTGAGCCGCATGGACATCTGCGTGGCGGCGATGATCAGCGTCGGGATCCTCGGGTTCCTGTCGGACCGGATCATCTCCGCCGTCGCCCGCCGCCTCCTGCGGTGGCGGGCCCTCGAAGCGCACACCTGACCCCGTGGCTCAACAGGCGAAGGTCGTCCTCGAAGACGTCGCGAAGGAGTTCGCCACCGGCCGCCAGCCGGTCGTCGCGGTCGACGGGATCACCCTGACGATCCACGACCAGGAGTTCGCCTGCCTCCTCGGGCCCTCCGGCTGCGGCAAGTCCACCGTCCTCAACCTGGTCGCTGGCTTCGAGCGCCCGACGCGTGGGCGGGTCGCGGTCGGCGGCGTGTCGGTCACGCGGCCGGGGCCCGACCGCGCCGTGGTCTTCCAGGAGCCCGCGCTGTTCCCGTGGCTGTCGGTGCTCGACAACATCACCTTCGGGCCCAAGACCCAGGGGCAAGCCGCGGAGCTCTACCAGCCGCTCGCCCGCCAGTACGTCGACCTCGTCGGTCTCACCGGCTTCGAGGGTCGTTACCCGGCCGAGCTGTCCGGCGGCATGAAGCAACGGGTCGGGATCGCCCGGGTGCTCGTGCTCCGTCCGGCGGTGCTCTTGATGGACGAGCCCTTCGGCGCGCTCGACGCCCAGACGCGGAGCCTCATGCAGGAGCTGCTCCTCCGGGTCTGGGAGCAGGCGCACCAGACCGTGCTCTTCATCACCCACGACGTGGAGGAGGCGCTCCTCCTCGCCGACACGGTCTACGTCATGACGGCCCGCCCGGGGCGGGTCAAGCGACGGCTCCGGGTGGACCTGCCGCGCCCGCGGACCCTCGAGGAGACGACGTCGGCGACGTTCAACGCGCTGAAGCGCGAGGTCCTGGCCTTGATCCGCGAGGAAAGTCTCAAGGCCGCCCGCGCCTGACGCGGGCCACCCGCACCCGCTCACGTCACCAGAGGGTTGCGCACGGTCAGGTCCGGGAAGCGCCCGAAATCTCGGTCTGCGGTCCACAGCTCGCGCACCCCGTGGAGACGGCAGAGCGCGGCGACGCGGGCGTCGTGTACCTGGGCGCCGACCACGCGGCCGGTCTCGACCGCTACTCGGAGGGCAGGCCAGTACCGTTCGGCTTCGGCCAGCAGGACCAGGCTCGGGGCCTCGAGCCAGGCCTCGACTTGATCAAGCGCCGCGGCCAGAGGGCTCGGCGGGGCGAAGATCCTCGGGTGCGTCACGATGGCCAGGAACTCGTGCAGGCACGGCCACGGGATCGCCCAGGGGGCGCGTCCCTCGGCCAGCTCTGCCAGGCGGGTGTAGGCGGGCTCGTGCCAAGGCGAGTCCTCGCGGTGGGCGTAGACGAGAAGGTTCGTGTCGACGGCGATCACGCCCCTCGGCCTTCGTAGGCCGTGTCACGCATGCGGCCCCAGGGCGCACCGACGAAGTCTGGCTGGAGCCCCTGACCCTTGAAGGTGGCCCTCCGCAGCCGGAAGTCGGCGGCCCCCTTACGCTCGGCAAGCAGCCGGCGCAGGCCTTCCTCCACCAGCGCCCTGACGGTCGTGCCCTCCCGGGCGGCCAACCGCCGTGCCTCCTCGAGGAGCGAGTCGGGAATCTCCACGGTTGTCTTCATATGGGTAGATGTATCATGAGAGACGGCTAGATGTCAACCCCGTGAGACAGCCGTCTGACGCGCCGAGGGTCGACCCAGGGCGTCTCAGCCCCGCTCGCGGGTCCAGAACCCGTCCGGGTCGAAGCGGCGGATAACCGCCAGCTCCTCGGCCGTCGGGGCCGGCGTCTCGGTCACCGGGGGCGCGCAGGCCAGCGACCAGCCGGTCTGGGCCCGGACCTGGGCCACGGTCACGCCCGGATGGGTGCTGGCCAGGGCCATCTCCCGCGTCGCCGGATCGAACCGGAAGACGCCGAGCGTCGTGATCACGGCCGCCGGCCCTCCGCCGGGCAGCCCGACCCGCCCCCGCCAGTCGCCGCCCTCGCCGAACCCGGGCGAGGTGACATAATCCACGCGCTCGACGAAGCGCCGCCGCTGGTGGGTCATGATGATGACGTGGCGCCGCGCGAGGCACGCGATGTCCCCGCCCCCGCCCGACCCCGGCAGGCGCGTCAGGCGATCCGGTGGCCCCACGTAGCCGGTGTTCAGGTTGCCGAAGCGATCGATCTGGGCGCCGCCGATGAAGCCGAGATCGACGCGCCCGGCCTGGAGGAGCCCCATGATGTCCCGCATCTCGGTGCACCAGAGGGCGCCGGCGACGTTGGGGCCGTCCGAGATCGTCACCACGAAGTCGCGGGCCGGGCTGTCGCGGACGACGCCGTTCTCGAAGAGGCCGATCGCGGAGGGCGCGTGGGTCGAGCGCGCCAGGCAGAAGGCGAGGATCGGCAGCCGCATCCCGACGAAGACCACCTCGCCGTCGTGGATCTCCCGGGCGGCGACGGCGACCATCAGCTCGCCGGGCGTGTAGTGGAGCGCCTCAGAACCCATAGTCCACGGGAGCCGCGAGCTGAGAGGTCTTCGGGCGCAGGGCCCCGAGCCGCGCCGGCCCGAGCTTCGCCAGGTAGCCCGCGTGATCGCCGACATCCACCACCCACTCGTGGAGCCAGGCCCGCGTGCCGTCGAGAGTCGCCGAGCGCCCGTGGTAGTCGGTATAGACGGCGTGGTCGCGGTTGTAGTGGCCCTGGACCGGCGAGGGGTGCGCGCCCCAGGGCAGATGTACCACCGCGCTCACCAGGAACCCCGGCACCAGCGTGCGGTTGGGATCGCTGCGGATCACCTCGGGCGGAACCAGCTCCTCGCAGATCACGACGACGGCCCGGCTCGCCTTGGCCGCCGCCGCCGTGACGCCGGAAGCGCCCCAGGCGTGGCAGCTCCCGTCGGCGTCGGCGCGCTGGACGTGGAGGATCGCCACGTCCGGCACCAGCGCCGGCACCAGGACGAGGGGCTGGCCGGTGAACGGGCAGGGCAGCTGGCGGAGGCGCGCGTTCCTGGCGAGGATGTCCGTGCCGAGCAGGGTGCGGGTCGGCACGTACGGCACCCCCAGGGCGGCGGCCTCGAGCGAGAGCGCCAGGGTGAAGTTCGAGTGGTCTTCGACGTCGATCGGGTGCGGGATGCCCTGTTCAACCGCCCGCCGGAAGCCGTAACCCGACCCGTGCTGGACGTTGCCGACCCACGAGGCCACCACGCGGCGAGCGCAGCCGGCGGCGATGAGCTGATCGAAGCAGACGTCCGAGATGGGGCCGATCAGCGTGAGATCCCGCCGGCGCTGGCGGATCAGCTCGTGCGCCGCCGCGAACGGGATGAGCGCTTCGAGGGCGGTTCCGAGCACGATGGCGGCGCCGTCCGGCACGTGGCGCGCCATCGCATCACGGAGGGGGACGACCTTGCTCACGTCAGGATTCTACCGCGGCTCGCCGAGTCGCCGGCGGCGGCCGCGCCCGGGGCTTGACCGGGCGGCCGTTCTCGCGCTAGAAGGAACCTACCGAACGTTTGGTAGAGAGAGCCCGTGGCCCGTCACGAGGACATCCTGGAGCGGGCGGCCGAGGTCTTCAACGAGCTCGGCTACCGGGGCGCCTCCGTCGAGGAGGTGGCCCGCCGCGTCGGGCTGCGCAAGGGCAGCCTCTACCACCACGTCAAGAGCAAGGAGCAGCTCCTCGCCGAGGTCCTGCTGCGCGGCATGGAGCTCCTCCGGAGGGGCCTCCCCGGCGCCGACGACGCGCGCCTCTCTCCGGGCGAGAAGATCCGGGCGGCCATCGCCTTCCACCTCGACTGGATGGCGACCGAGCCCCACGTCACCGGCGTGTTCCTCCGCGAGCTGCCCAGCCTTCCGCCGCGCCTCCGCCGGCGTCTGATGGGGGAGATCGAGGAGTTCGAAGCCCGGTGGCGCGCCCTGGTGCGGGAAGGGGTGGCGGCCGGCGCCCTCCGGGCGGACCTGGATCCGGACGTCACCGTCTACGCGATCCTGGGGCTCGTGAACTCGGTCCACCGGTGGTACCGACCGGACGGCCGCCTCTCCATGAAGCGGATCGCCGAGCAGTGCGCCGACCTCGTGCTCGACGGCCTGCGGCCCCGCGCGGACGGCATTCCGCCACGGGCCCGACACCGGTGACCGACGGCCCGGGCCCCCGGCGGAACGGACGCTGAGCGGCCCTCGATGCTGCTGCAGCAGCTCGTCAACGGCCTGATGCTGGGATCGAGCTACGCGCTCATCGGGGTGGCGTTCACCCTCCTCCTCGGCATCTTCGACATGCTGAACATCGCCATCGGCGAGGTCTTCATGCTGGGCGCCTTCTTCGGCCTGACCCTCGTCGCCGCCGGGGTGCCCTTCCTGCCGGCCCTCCTCGTCGCCATGGTCCTCGCGGGACTCGTGAACCTCGTCGTCGAGCGCTTTGCCTTCCGGCCCCTCCGCGGGACGCCCCCCGTGATCCCGCTGCTGAGCAGCATCGGCTTCTCGATGCTGCTCCAGGACACCGCCGTCAACATCTGGGGGTCGGAGCGGACCCAGTTTCCCCCCTCGATGCGCGTCGTCACCTTCGAGCTCGGCCCCGTCCTGGTCTCGTCCGTCCAGCTCGCCATCCTGGGCACGGCCGTCGTCCTGATGGTCACTCTCCACCTGCTGGTGCAACACACCAAGATCGGGCGCGGGATGCGCGCGGTGGCCGAGAGTCCCGACACGGCGAGCCTCCTCGGCGTCGACGCCGGTCGCGTCATCGTCGCGACGTTCTTCGTCTCCGGAGCCCTGGCCGGGGCGGCCGGGATCCTGGTCGGGCTCACGTTCTCGGTCGTCTCACCGTTCATCGGGATCGAGATCGGCCTCAAGGGCGTGGCCGCCATGGTGGTCGGCGGGGCCGGCAACCTCCAGGGCGCGATGCTGGCCGGGCCCCTCCTGGGGATCGCCGAGGTGCTGAGCGTGGCCTACCTGGGGGCGGCGTACCGGGACGTCGTCGTCTACGGGCTCCTCATCCTGACCCTGGTCGCACGGCCCCAGGGGCTCCTCGGCGCAGTCGAGCGCGCCCGCGTCTGAGCGCCCGGCGACCATGCTGAGCGATTATCAGCAGACCCTGCTCCTCCTGACCGGCATCAACGTCCTGCTCGGGTGGAGCGCCTACCTCCCCCTGGCCACCGGACAGCTGTCGCTCGGCAACGCGGGCTTCATGGCGGTCGGCGCCTACGCCGCCTCGCTCCTCACCGTCCAGCCCCGATGGCCGCTCCTCCCCGCCCTGGTGGCCGGGGCCCTCCTGGCCGGGGCCCTCGGCCTCCTGGTCGGCTTCCCGGCCCTCCGGCTCCGCGGCATCTATCTGGCGATCGCCACCCTCGGCTTCGGCGAGATCGTGCGCACGTTCTTCCTCAACTTCGAGCCGACGGGCGGGCCCATGGGGATGCGCGGCATGAGCGGGACCACCCCGGGGCTCGTGTGGGCCTGGGTGGGCCTCTGCGGGCTCGGCCTCTTCGCCCTCGCCCACTCACGCCTCGGCCTGGCCCTCGACGCCGTCCACGACGACGAGGTGGCGGCCGAGCTCAGCGGCCTCGACATCACCGCGCTCAAGGTAGGCGCCTTCGGCGCCGGCGCCGCGCTGGCCGGACTGGGTGGCGGCCTCTACGCGCACTACATCCTGTTCATCGAGCCGGGGACGTTCAACTTCCTCGAGTCGATCACGATGATCCTCTTCGTCCTGCTCGGCGGGATGCGCACCTTCTGGGGCACGCTGATCGGCGCCGCCGTGTTCACCATCCTGCCCGATCTGCTGCGAGGGCTCCAGGACTGGCGCGGCGCCTTCTTCGGCGCCCTGCTGGTGGCCATCCTCATCGTCCGCCCGTGGGGACTCCTGCCGCGGGAGACCCTGCGGATCCCCCTTCGCCGCCTGGCCGGCGCCGGTGAGAGGCCCTGACGGAATTGATGCGTGACGTGGCCGTGCCGGCACGACGAGAAGCAGCAGCCTGCTGCTCATAACGATGCTGGAAGTCCGCGGGGTCTCGAAGCAGTTCGGCGGCCTCCAGGCGGTCTCCACTCTCACGCTCACGGTGCCGGCCGACGAGATCACGGGTCTGATCGGCCCCAACGGCGCGGGGAAGACCACGGTCTTCAACCTCATCACCGGCCTCTACCGGCCCTCGGAGGGCTCCATCCGGTTCGAGGGCACCGAGCTCCGCGGGCGGCGCCCCCATGCCATCGCGCGCCTGGGGATCGCGCGGACCTTCCAGACCGCCCGGCTCTTCCGGACGATGAGCGTGTGGGAGCACGTGCTGGTGGGGCAGCATCACCGGGCCGGGCGCGGCCCGGGGCTCTGG
It encodes the following:
- a CDS encoding dihydrodipicolinate synthase family protein, giving the protein MRTRSITCDDLAASVMAVPPLARHADLSFNPAANAALIRHLEAGGVTTLLYGGNANFYNIGLYEYAEILEALTGLAAPDTWIIPSVGPDFGKMLDQARLLRGSRFPTAMALPLTFPATVAGVATGLRRLAEALARPIIVYVKAEAYLTPEAVKMLVDDGLVAGIKYAIVRSDPAQDAFLTRLTDLMDPRSIVSGIGERPAVAHLRDFGLNGFTSGSVCVAPRGSTRLLEACQRKDWETAARIRARYLPLEDCRDAYSPIRVLHEAVSLAGIADMGPILPLLSNLEAEHHERVRQAAVALLEADRALGAAAVA
- the uraH gene encoding hydroxyisourate hydrolase; this translates as MHMITTHVLDTSRGRPADGVPVRLDARDTAGVWREVARGVTDDDGRCRGLVPDASKLLRGVYRLTFDAGQYFDRARVPAFYPEVTVVFEIRDPAEHHHVPLLLSPYGYSTYRGS
- a CDS encoding ABC transporter substrate-binding protein, which produces MTSRWLQSVLTTTAVATLALGASLTARAQGDALRAPLPAPVKVKQGMLNVPALSPLYLLPDEAKKYNIQIETIMFQRFADERTALASGDLDIAAFGPQDISLAASQGVKSLVGVAGVGSGNDCLMIRKGEDIKAWPELLGKGIGVGAGSISWLKFTASVTENGVDYRKLKIVNIMGGGASYLKALQAKEIDIAVVWQPFCAQAITEGWGAYPTINHNNSKTVGGQLGVFAVNRAFLDKHPDAVQRIVIAYVDTLKLAQGNMGKWAEIYAQKAGLPLPVAQESIRITKLDSTLPLETIKRMTRFLAETGIVQKDISGEIAQFYTYDFLAKATGKSPTELGLNQ
- a CDS encoding ABC transporter permease, whose protein sequence is MDAATRAVPRPDVAPPARPAPAPEGRRLGRVVLAGLLPAAFIALWAASVRYHWVPEGIVPSPYQVVRSWHVWIVGASGFTLSPYSGTWLDTVLFSGRRVIQGFGLAAAVGIPLGILIGWNRLVRNVVDPSIQMLRPIPITAWLPFSIAVFGIYDASALFLIGLGAFYPIVVNTTHGVRDTSRLLIRAAQMLGAGEATILFKVVFPSALPAIFTGLRLGVGIAWTAVIVAEIVAVKSGLGYVLWDAYYVSRMDICVAAMISVGILGFLSDRIISAVARRLLRWRALEAHT
- a CDS encoding ABC transporter ATP-binding protein: MAQQAKVVLEDVAKEFATGRQPVVAVDGITLTIHDQEFACLLGPSGCGKSTVLNLVAGFERPTRGRVAVGGVSVTRPGPDRAVVFQEPALFPWLSVLDNITFGPKTQGQAAELYQPLARQYVDLVGLTGFEGRYPAELSGGMKQRVGIARVLVLRPAVLLMDEPFGALDAQTRSLMQELLLRVWEQAHQTVLFITHDVEEALLLADTVYVMTARPGRVKRRLRVDLPRPRTLEETTSATFNALKREVLALIREESLKAARA
- a CDS encoding TA system VapC family ribonuclease toxin; the protein is MIAVDTNLLVYAHREDSPWHEPAYTRLAELAEGRAPWAIPWPCLHEFLAIVTHPRIFAPPSPLAAALDQVEAWLEAPSLVLLAEAERYWPALRVAVETGRVVGAQVHDARVAALCRLHGVRELWTADRDFGRFPDLTVRNPLVT
- a CDS encoding type II toxin-antitoxin system VapB family antitoxin translates to MKTTVEIPDSLLEEARRLAAREGTTVRALVEEGLRRLLAERKGAADFRLRRATFKGQGLQPDFVGAPWGRMRDTAYEGRGA
- a CDS encoding CoA-transferase; protein product: MGSEALHYTPGELMVAVAAREIHDGEVVFVGMRLPILAFCLARSTHAPSAIGLFENGVVRDSPARDFVVTISDGPNVAGALWCTEMRDIMGLLQAGRVDLGFIGGAQIDRFGNLNTGYVGPPDRLTRLPGSGGGGDIACLARRHVIIMTHQRRRFVERVDYVTSPGFGEGGDWRGRVGLPGGGPAAVITTLGVFRFDPATREMALASTHPGVTVAQVRAQTGWSLACAPPVTETPAPTAEELAVIRRFDPDGFWTRERG
- a CDS encoding CoA-transferase, which produces MSKVVPLRDAMARHVPDGAAIVLGTALEALIPFAAAHELIRQRRRDLTLIGPISDVCFDQLIAAGCARRVVASWVGNVQHGSGYGFRRAVEQGIPHPIDVEDHSNFTLALSLEAAALGVPYVPTRTLLGTDILARNARLRQLPCPFTGQPLVLVPALVPDVAILHVQRADADGSCHAWGASGVTAAAAKASRAVVVICEELVPPEVIRSDPNRTLVPGFLVSAVVHLPWGAHPSPVQGHYNRDHAVYTDYHGRSATLDGTRAWLHEWVVDVGDHAGYLAKLGPARLGALRPKTSQLAAPVDYGF
- a CDS encoding TetR/AcrR family transcriptional regulator, with the protein product MARHEDILERAAEVFNELGYRGASVEEVARRVGLRKGSLYHHVKSKEQLLAEVLLRGMELLRRGLPGADDARLSPGEKIRAAIAFHLDWMATEPHVTGVFLRELPSLPPRLRRRLMGEIEEFEARWRALVREGVAAGALRADLDPDVTVYAILGLVNSVHRWYRPDGRLSMKRIAEQCADLVLDGLRPRADGIPPRARHR
- a CDS encoding branched-chain amino acid ABC transporter permease: MLLQQLVNGLMLGSSYALIGVAFTLLLGIFDMLNIAIGEVFMLGAFFGLTLVAAGVPFLPALLVAMVLAGLVNLVVERFAFRPLRGTPPVIPLLSSIGFSMLLQDTAVNIWGSERTQFPPSMRVVTFELGPVLVSSVQLAILGTAVVLMVTLHLLVQHTKIGRGMRAVAESPDTASLLGVDAGRVIVATFFVSGALAGAAGILVGLTFSVVSPFIGIEIGLKGVAAMVVGGAGNLQGAMLAGPLLGIAEVLSVAYLGAAYRDVVVYGLLILTLVARPQGLLGAVERARV
- a CDS encoding branched-chain amino acid ABC transporter permease — encoded protein: MLSDYQQTLLLLTGINVLLGWSAYLPLATGQLSLGNAGFMAVGAYAASLLTVQPRWPLLPALVAGALLAGALGLLVGFPALRLRGIYLAIATLGFGEIVRTFFLNFEPTGGPMGMRGMSGTTPGLVWAWVGLCGLGLFALAHSRLGLALDAVHDDEVAAELSGLDITALKVGAFGAGAALAGLGGGLYAHYILFIEPGTFNFLESITMILFVLLGGMRTFWGTLIGAAVFTILPDLLRGLQDWRGAFFGALLVAILIVRPWGLLPRETLRIPLRRLAGAGERP